Proteins encoded in a region of the Cydia pomonella isolate Wapato2018A chromosome 3, ilCydPomo1, whole genome shotgun sequence genome:
- the LOC133516169 gene encoding uncharacterized protein LOC133516169 has protein sequence MAASRLCVFLAVLVSAKMLAAQPIFGSQMWCDLMCDDDDDDDYSDGDIFDFLFDPCGSCTSTKPAKTKPTTAPSGMQQPFNLVIPPANGMNVTMTNTGTSWLMNFIPWAYMPAAATTAPGSTTAAPATTAAGTTAAGNTTQAATTAKA, from the exons ATGGCTGCGTCGCGTCTGTGTGTTTTTCTGGCAGTTTTAGTCAGCGCGAAGATGCTGGCTGCACAG CCTATATTCGGCAGCCAAATGTGGTGTGACCTGATGTGCGACgacgacgatgatgatgattactCGGACGGCGACATATTCGACTTCTTGTTCGACCCTTGTGGCAGCTGCACCTCTACCAAGCCGGCTAAGACTAAGCCGACCACAGCTCCATCGGGAATGCAGCAGCCTTTTAATCTCGTCATAC CGCCAGCCAACGGCATGAACGTGACAATGACTAACACGGGCACCTCGTGGCTCATGAACTTCATCCCGTGGGCCTACATGCCCGCGGCCGCTACCACGGCTCCGGGGTCCACCACGGCGGCGCCCGCCACCACCGCCGCGGGTACCACGGCAGCGGGCAATACCACACAGGCTGCTACTACTGCTAAAGCgtaa